CGGTAGAAACCAAGGAGCCACCCAATCCTCAGTTACCAGGTTAGTCTTGATATTCGGGGCCTCCAGCAAACAGCGGGGGATGGATATATCGCCTACGGTCAACATACCGGTATAGCTCCGCCCGGGCTCCAAGAAAAAAGCCTTCTTGGGCAAAGCCATGGTAACCGTCCAGGTCGCCCGGATTGCCTCTCCCCGAACCTTACCTGTATCAGCTTCTACTCCCGAAGGAATATCGACCGCCACCACCGGCTTCCCTGACTGGTTGACCATTTTCACTACCTCGGACTCCAGGGAAGGCATCTCCCCGTGAAACCCGATACCATAGATGGCATCTACCACCAGGTCGCATCCAGACAGCGGCGCGAGCAACCCCTGCAATTCACCCGTGTCTGATACCACGAAAACCCGGTCACTGATGCTTTGAAGTATGCGGAAATTCAAGGCCGCGTCAGGAGTCAATTTCGATGGATCTCCAAGCAGGAAAGTATCCACGTGAAAACCGCTGTTGATAAGGTGCCGGGAAACAACAAAGCCATCACCCCCGTTATTGCCTTTACCGGCTATTACCACCACCTGGGGCAGCTTGATGCCCGCTAAAGCAGTCTGTACTGCCTCAACCACCCTTAACCCGGCGTTTTCCATCAAAACTATACTGGGAATGTGAAATTCGGTTGAAGCGCGCCGGTCTAAATCCCTCATCTCTTGTGCTGATACTATTTTCAACGCTGTCCCCTCCTACCCTATACGGGCTACAACTACAGCAATCGCATTTTCCCGAGTATGAGAAAGACTGACATCTATCTCCCTTAGCTCGACCTCCCAAGCCTTCTCCCGAGCCCCGCCATACAAATTTAACTCAGGCTTACCGCCTGGGCCCACTCCAACTTCGACCTCAGTAAACCTGACCTGACTTGACAGCCGGGGATGAAGCTTATGGAAAGCCTCCTTGGCCGCCCACCGCGCCGCCAAAGAAGGATAAGGATTTTTTTTCGAATAACAGTAGGATAATTCCGATTCGGTATAAACCCTTTTTAGGAAACGCGGTGTTCGCGTTGCAGCCCGCTCGATGCGGCTAATTTCGGTAATATCTACTCCCACCAAAAGCAAAAAACCACGTCCCTCTTTTTCTAAAATTATTTATCAATCATCTCCAAAATAAAAGCCCCGAATACCATTTTCAGGGCAGAAAACCTGTCTTTCATAGGTTTCTCTAACAATTACTGTAATGCCATGTAGATTTCTTTTAAGCTTTAGCTGCATCAAGAGCCTCCAGCTCCCGCTTTTCTGTTTCGGTAAGGATCTTAGTCATGTCCAGCATTATCAGCAACCGGTTGTCAAGTTTGCCAACACCCGTAAGATATTCTGCCGTTATTCCTCCTATAATGGCAGGCGGCGGCTCAATGTTGGAAAGTGGTAACCGTAAAACCTCAGTCACCTCGTCCACCACTATGCCAACCGTCTGCCCCCCTACTTCCACTACTATGATACGGCTGTCGTCCGTCTGTTCGGCCGTAGTCATAGCGAAGCGCTTCTTGAGATCTATGACCGGTATTATATTCCCTCTCAGGTTAATGATGCCTTCGACAAAATCAGGGACTTGAGGTAGTTTGGTAGGTTTCGTGAGACGGTTGATCTCCTGGACCTGGGTAATCGGCACCCCGTATTCACACACGTTGTCCCCAGCCCGTAAAGTGAATACCACCAGTTGAATCTCTTCTGCCATCGTATCTCCCTCCTGTTTTCTGTTTGAGCCCGCCGGTTTAAAGCCTCAAATTGCACCTACATCCTTTATGCTATTTTACTATTTATTCGATACTATCCGTTAATCTTCCTGTTCTCAATCAGATTTTCTAAGTCAGGCCCGTATCCATTTCCCGCTGACCTTTGTCGTCGATCTCCCGCGTAGGACCGCTTCAGCAGTCTCTTTTCTCGGAGTTCCCATCTGGGTTATGCTTTTTATTTTCCCTCGAAGGAAAAATAGAATGATTGCCGAATAATCATAATTGATTACTGATTCCAGTTGTCCGATTTCTGCCCTTGGAAGAAGAATGCATTCGCAGCTCGGTTTGCAGCACGTCGATAATGAGAGGAGGTGGCTTGGGGAACCGCAACAAGTTGGGATAAGAGTATGCAAGAAAAAGATGTAGAGCTTTGGGGAGTGGTATGTGTATGGCGGGGGAAAACACTTTTAGGGCTATAGTTGTGGATCAAGTCGACGGGAAGATAGTCGCCGAGATCAAGCAGTTGACCGTCGATGATCTTCCACCGGAAGACGTGCTCATTAAAGTGGACTACTCAACAGTCAATTTCAAAGAAGGCCTGGGTTTCGCGGGACGAAACAAGATTTTTCGCAAGTTCCCTATGGTGCCAGGGCTAGATCTCGCTGGAACCGTCGTGGAATCAGCTTCTCCTGACTTCAAACCCGGGGACCAGGTTATACTGAACGGTTGGAGTGTCGGCGAAAGATATTGGGGAGGTTACTCCCAGATGGCCCGGATCAAGTCCAACTTCCTCATCCCGCTTCCGAAAGGTATGGACACCAAGAAGGCCATGCAAATAGGAACCGCCGGGTATACCGCGATGCTCTGCGTCATGACCCTGGAGGAAGCCGGAGTTACCCCGGACAAGGGTCCGGTCATCGTAACCGGGGCAGCAGGAGGAGTAGGAAGCAACGCGGTCGCCATCCTGGCCAACCTGGGATATCACGTAGTAGCCCTCACCAAGCCGGACCAAGAGCACACTCACGGTTTCTTAAAGGAGATCGGAGCCAAAGAGTGCATATCAGGTCCCGAGTGGTCTGAGGAACCGAGTCCCCTGGAGCACCAACGGTGGGCCGGAGCGGTGGACACCGTGGGAAGTGTAGTTCTGTCCCGACTCTTGTCAGAGATGAATTACGGAGGTTGCGTTGCTGCCTGCGGACTGGCCGGGGGACACAACTTCAAGACCACTGTTATGCCCTTCATTCTGCGCGGGGTTAGCCTCAGAGGCGTGGACTCGGTCTGGTGCCCAAACCCCAGGAGGATAGCCGCCTGGGATCGCCTGGTAACCGACATGCCTGATTCTTCGCTGGAGAGGATAAACAAGCTCATTTCGCTGGAAGAAGTCCTGCATTACGTGAAGGAGATCCTAGAAGGAAGAGTGTACGGGCACCTGGTCGTCGACGTGAACAAGTGACAGGAGTAAGAAAGTAGTACCTAGAGCGCTCATCGAGAGACGTCCGGAAACATCCGGTACAAGCATGCCGTATGTTGTTTATTTTTTAATCAAATGGGAGGGAGTTGAATAAGATGAGTAACGTGATTCCTGCCGGGACCAAGATCCCTTGCCGGGTCAGCCGCACCCTCGATGTCGGCGATTTTTCCATCCTGCACCAGCTCACCTGGTTTAACATGGCCGTCCACAGCAACTCCGAGTACGCCAAAGGAACATGGTTCAAGGAGCGTTCCTTGGCCGCCCCGGTCATATTTGTCGTGGCCGACGGACTAGTCCACAATGCCGATACGGTGGCCGAGCTCTTGGGCAACTACGGCTACGAGATTTACGCCTACGTAGGGATCGACAACGTCAAGGTCACCAAGCCAGTCCTTTTCGGCGACACACTAACGGCCCAGGCCGAAGTAGTCGATTTCCGCTCGACCAAGAACCCCGACATGTTCCTCTTCATTTACCACAACAAAACTTATAACCAGCGCAACGAGCAGGTAATCGAGTATACCAGCAGCATGTTGGTCAAGAAAAAGGCCTAGGGTTTTAGAGAGCAACCGCCAATCAGGAACTGCCACATAAAAGACAGAGGCAGAAAACGCAAACTGAGATAGGATTTTGGGGCCGTCAGCACAGTATGTCTGCTTGCGGCCCTTGTTATTGACATATTGACACAAGGGGACGGTTCTTCCGTGTCAATGTCTAAGCCTCACGGACAAGGTGGAATGGCAAGCCGGTTATCTGGATTTGGGGCCGCACGTCTGGCGCGGCCCCTTTTTTACATAGAAGCGGACGGTTCCTGCGGTTTATTGTCAGAAAATAAACCGCAGGAACCGTCCCCCTGGTTGCCCCTTGTGGGCAAGAAGGCTGTGGGTCCAGGTAACACGGTCTCTATATTATGCATCCCCTGGTATTACCGAGCCATATGAGGCTCTGACAACATAATTGAAAAAAGAATTTCTTTGTGAAGGATTTACCAAAATGTTGTCGAATTAACTGGAAAACAGTACCTTTGTCCCATGACCTGGGCCTTGAAGGAGGTATTTTGATGAATTGGCTGCGTAACCTACCTACCATGACCAAAATGATGCTGGCCAGCACCCTTATGGTGGTGCTCATCGGTGTGGTAGGAGGCGTGGGGTGGAACGGGATGTCGAACATCCAAAAGCACCTGCAGACCTTATACGAAGATCGGTTCGTCCCCACTCTGGATCTTGCCACAGCCAGCGAGGCGGTCAAAGCCCTGAGAGGCGATTTATGGAAAGCCCAAGGATCGACCAGCGAGACCATGAGGAATGAAGCCTTCGACCAGCTGAAATCCGATTTCGAAACCCTAGACCGAGCTTTAGGCGCTTACGGGCAAAGCCGTATGACCGAGCGCGAAAAGGAGCTTTTTAACCAGGTAAGGGCTAACATGGCCCAGTACCGCAAGGTGGCCGAGCCTTTCGCCGGGATGTTCGGGCCCGGTTATACCGCGGAGCAGAGGGACAAATACCTTACCGAGGTGGTCCGCCCCTACCGCGAAGCTGCTGAACAGAGCATGGCTGACCTCTACCAACTCAGCCGGGAAATGGCTAGCCAGTTGCGGCAACAGGCAGAAGAGAACTATGCTAATTCGACAAAGTTCATAATAGTTTTTACCCTGGTAGTTCTCGTAGCGGCCTTCGGGAGCGGTATCGGTATCGGAAGAGTGATAGCCGTGCCTTTGAAAACCGCAGTCGGGCAGCTTCAAACGGTGGCCCAAGGGGACCTAAGCCAGGAAGTTCCTCCGTCCCTGGTTGAACGCAAAGACGAGATCGGCGATGTGGGCCGGGCCTTGCAGGTCATGACTGCAGAACTGCGAAAGCTTATGCGGGAGGTAGTAAGTAGTGCTCAGGAAGTGGCAGCTTCGAGCCAGCAGCTGTCCGCCACCTCTGAGAACGTCTCCGCCAACATGGAGGAGGTATCGGCTTCGGTTGAAGAAATAACCGCGGGGCTCCAGACGGTTTCTGCCTCGGTAGAAGAGATCACTGCCTCCAGCGAAGAGATGACCGCTTCGTTGAACCAGTTGGCAGCGGAAGCTAAGAAGGGAGCGGAAACTTCAACCGTTGTTGAAGAGAGAGCCAGGTCCGTCCAGCAGCAAGCCCAAGCATCACGTAGTGAAGCTCATTCCATTTATCGAGACATAGAAGAGAAGGTGGCGTTGGCGGTCAAAGAAGCGGAAATCGTGACCGAGATAACCTCTTTGGCCGACTCCATCGCCGGGATTGCTGCCCAGACCAACCTCCTGGCCCTAAATGCTGCTATCGAAGCCGCCCGGGCCGGGGAGCAGGGCCGCGGCTTTGCGGTAGTAGCTGAGGAAGTGAGGAAACTGGCGGAAGAAACCTCTACCTCCGTCGCCGGCATCAAGAGCCTGACCGACAACGTGACCCATTCCATCGAAAGCCTGGTGTCGCACGTCAGCGAGCTGTTATCCTTCGTCACGGAAAAAGTCATCAAGGACTACGACCAGCTGGCAACTGTTGGCGAGCAGTATGCCCAGGATGCGTGTACGTTTAACAGCCTTTCGGTCCAAACCGCGAACATGAGCGGGCAGGTCCTGGCCACCGTCACCGAAGTAGCCAAAGCTATAGAGTCGGTAGCCCAGACCATGGATGAGAGCACCAAATCGGCATCCGAAATCGCTAAAGCGACGGAAACCACTACGGCATCGGTGGTGCAGGTAGCAGAAGCGGCCGCCCGCTTAGCCGAGACCGCCCAAACCTTAAATCAATCGGTGTCTCGCTTCCGGCTTTAGGAACAGGTGAGGATTTGAGATTCTCGAATCGCGTCTTTGGTCACGGGCATCACCCATATTCCTTGCCAAGAGGTTGGCCTTTACTCGAAGACTCGTTAATAGGTGGTAAAGAACTCTACGAGCTTACCCACCACCTTCCGGTCAAACTGGTAACCGGAGTTGTGCTTCAACTCCTCCAGCGCTTGTTTGACATTTTTAGGTTTGGAACGATAAGAACGATAGCTGACCATGGCATCGAGCGCGTCGGCCACGGCGACAATTCTTGCAGCCAAGGGAATCTCAGTACCGGACATGCCGTAAGGATATCCTTTCCCATCAACACGTTCGTGGTGGAATTCGACGACATCCAGAACTACCTGTTTTTCTGTTTCAGGCACGTTCTTCATGATGGAAAGCGCGATTTCCCTACCGAGGGAAGGATGTCGTTGCATCATCGCCCGTTCTTCGGGTGTCAGCGCACCGGTCTTATGCAACACGATTTTCGGTATTGCCGTCTTGCCCAGGTCATGGATCAAGGCTCCTAAATAGACATATTGAGCTGCGTCAGAAGGGAGACGCAACAGATGGCTCAGAAAATAAGAAACCTGAGCAACCTTCTGGCAATGCAGGTAAGTATCGGGGTCATACTGCCAGAGTTTTTTCTGGCACCTGCGAGTTTTTACCAAAATCCTAGCCGACACCCCGTCGAAAACTCTGTTATTCAACATGAAGCCCCCGTTTCCAAACAGAATTCCGCGGCAAAAGCATGCTGTATCCAGCGCAGTTTTCCTCTGCCCATACTACGTACCTCCCCAGCCCTAAAACCGGAAGTTTACATAAAATAAGACCCGGGCCAAAACAAACTTTGTCTTTAACCGGGTCTCCGATGCGTCTCACCAGGTCTTGATATTGGCAGTGCTTAAGAAAGCCGCTGAGCAGCAGGGCAACGTTCGCTCCTCCGCTGCGCTTCATTCCAAACCCACATACGAGCTCATTGATTGATTGATTGATTGATTGATTGATTGATTGATTGATTGATTGATTGATTGATTGATTGATTGATTGATTGCAGGAATCATGCCAATCATCCACTCTGTCAATTGATTTTTTGTCTCAACATCACATCTCATTTTTCGGTCCATACCGTCTAAACCGTTTCGTTCTAAACATTTATCGGGTTTTATGCCCTGCCAGGTTTGCGTTACTCTGTCTCAAAGTTTGTTTGGCAATAATGCTAAGAATAACCAGGACTTTTTTCCTTCTCAATCTAGATTATTGTCACATGTCGACAACATCTGTCAAGAGAAACATGTTTCTGTGCTCAAAAAAAGCAAAAAACCCGTCTCCGAAAAGCTCGCAAACGGGTTTTCTTGGGCCCGGACCTGTTACCGGTTTTGTTACCGACTTGTTACCCAACCGTGGGAGAAATGCCGAGAAAATGGGAACCTTAAAAGTAACCGGTTTAGCGCTCTATAATTTTACAAATCACCCAAACTCTCTATTATCAAGGCTTCTCGCCTGTTATTCTGGTGGAGGCGGACTGTCACATACCGTATCCACAGTCATAACTGTGGTCGGAGAGGGCTATAAGTCTCAATCTCTTGACCGGGGCTGTACTGCGCCGCCTTCGCCCACTCCTCCCTGAGAATAATGGAACCAAGTGGCTGCCGGTCGCCGACCTGGTTCACAGATAATTAATTAGGCCTCAAAGTGAGAGATACTTGCTACTTCACTTCGACCCATAAAGGCCAAGCGCGATAGCCATAATCCCGCGCCCAAAGCTTTTCCCCGGTTTGAGGATGACGTCTCCATGCACGAAATATAAGCCTATAGCGACGCACGGCTCCTCCTTTCTCCTGGAGGAGATACACCGTTGCCAGACAAATCATACATGTGGTATGTATGTATTTGAGTCACAACATAACACCGGCCCACAAAAGCAATTTGTCTTGAAGTCGTTGTAAGACGTTCGTGGGCAACGGCGTCAAGTCTAACTAGCTAGTGGCTTTTATAACTGATTCAAGTATACCTTCACCTTCCTTCCCTATGTGACCGAGATAGTTGTATTAGCGCAGCCTAACGAGGTACTTGATACACTCCCGCAACTTCATCAACGCTCATTAATACTGATGCCCTTTATTAGGAATAAGAAGATCGGCTGCAAACGCATGGGCCTTCCATTCCGGGTTCACATACGTGGAAAACGGGATCAGTTAGCCCCTGTAGACTTATCTCTTCCAGGAAATGCAACTATTTTCCCTGATTCACTCGTTATAGGATGCGCAGGATCTTTACCGAGATATCCAAGTAGTGTATTCTCCACAAACCGGCTAGGCAACTGAGTATCCGATGCCACCTGTTTGAAATTCATCGGTACTCCATATGTAGTTTCGACGAGTTGGCGCAACAACCGAGGTTTTTCCACGGGTATATCAATAGGTTCTTTCTGCCTCCAGCCCTTAGCTCCGATTTGCTGATAAAGATACTTGTATTGCCGCTGAGTGATTAAACCCAAGCGATAAGCCCGAAGAACCAAAAATTGGACAGATACCCCCCAACGCTTCTTGACTTCAAGTAAATCCTTCAGCCTTACTGGGGTTGTTAACTCCTCACGGATTGCCTGTTCCGGTACCAGAAACTCTGCAGCAAAATCGTTGGCTTCCTGTTCAACATCTATCCCAGTGCCATGATATGATCCATGCAATACTAGGTGCCCGAGTTCATGGGCTAAGCTAAACCGCTGGCGATCCCCTGGCCAGCCTTCCGTTAGAGCAATTACGGGCCTGACCGTTCCAGTCCCAACCCAACAGGAAAACGCATCTATACTGTTAGAGTACACAGGTAAAGAGATAATCACAACACCAGCGTTTTCGAGAGTATAAATAAGTCTCGGAATCGGTCTATCAGGAGATAACCCCAATGCCGATCTAGTTAGTCGAGCAGCTTCCGCTGGATCTACATCTAATTTTGAGATTCTTACCGGCAGTCCCCTCACTCGAGCAAGGAATGTATCAGTCAACTCATAAATTAATTGTGCAGAACGGTAAACTTTAGTTTTTTCTTTAACACTCGCTTGCATTTTGCTCCGAAAAAGCAAGGAGCCCATAGGGAAATCTATCCTGATTTCTTTAAAGAAAAAGGATACCGGGAATCCCGTCTGGAAAGCTATTTGATTCAATAGTTCTTCCGACGGCGTAAACCTTCCGGCTTCTATTAAGGCAACGGCTGGTTGAGTTATATTCAATCTCCTGGCAAATTCTGTTTGACTAAGTCCAATTAATTCTCTAGCTTGTTTCACTCTTTCTCCGTTGACCCAAGGGTTCACCGTAAGTATCCTCCTCATCGACTATTGATCCACCTAGATTTACATCATCTCCCAACATTTCCTCTTCAGTTCTCATGTTCCCAATTGGCAAATCATACAATTCGTCTTGAATAGAAACGCTAGGAAATCCATTTGTTCCCGATTGTGGACGTTCGAGTATTATGCTCCAATCAGCAACAATATTCGACTGAGGGTCCCACTGTTTTTGAGGATGGGATAACCTTAGCCCAATAAGGTTATAAGAGTAGTCCACACCCCATAACAGAACCAAGTTAGTAAACTCACCATCTTGGCCATCGTCTTCAAGAACTGGCCACAATGAACCTTGATAGTACGATTGTTGACGAAGGAAGGCATTCTTCACCATTGAATCACCTGGGTTTGGCAAATCGACACCCGTATCCATCCAAGCCCTGATATGGTACTTTCCATAACGCAGGGACAGTCCATTGCTTGGTATATTGTCAACAATAAGACCTCGTATCATCCAAATGTGATCTAGTATGAATTCTTTGGCAGAATAACGTAATATGTGATGGGCCAGCGAACGGTTGATTTCTCTTCTTTCATAAAAGAACTGTCGAACATCATCACATCCGGCTTCAAATGCATCCCACAAAACTGGAAATAATTCCTTCAGTTCATCAATGGTTTTGTCCTTGTCTACCAATCGATACCCCCCTTAAAGCTGTCCCTTGCTTGCTAATATTATAAGTAGTAAAGGCCAACTTGTCAAACAATTCCTGCATCCTCTAGTCAAGCTGAAGCAGACAGGAAGGCTCAGATTTGCGTCCCTTCAATCGAGTAGGAAGAGGCTACTAAACTCCTCGATTTCCTGCTTGACCGTTATGATGGCTTCGGACTTACTCGACCACATTTTCCATGTGGGAATAGCTGGGCAGGGTATACCTAGCAGTGGTATCCAGCCGGGAATGGCCCAAAAGTGCGGCCACAGTAACAAGGTCTACTCCATCTCTAAGAAGATTGGTTGCGAACGTATGACGCAAGACATGAGGAGTTATCTTCTGGGGTTCAATACGGGCCTGCCACGCGTACTTCTTGATCATGTGCTGGACTGCCCTGGCCGAAATATGCCCTCCATTTTGCCCTGGGAATAACCATTCCTGTTGAGCATGCTGAGCCTGGTGATTGAGCCAATCGCGGACCATGTTTCTGGCATCGAAACCCAAAGGCACTTCTCTGTGTTTCATGCCCTTTCCGGTTATGCTCACTTTCCCTTTGCGGTCCGATATAGAAACATCACTAACCCGCACCCGGGCCGCTTCGCCGACCCGCAGTCCGGCGAAAAGCATTAGCCCTATCAGGGCCACATCTCTGCGATTGCCTTCTTTTTCAACGGCCCGGAGGAATCTTTCCTGTTCCCGTTTAGACAGTGCTTTTGGGGCGTGCTGTACTTGGGCAGCTCGCTTCGGCCACCGGGGCAAGTTCTCTATCAAACCCTGCTCCTGACACCACCGCATCCAGGCTCGGATCGCGGCCATACGGCGGTTGACCGTGGCCGGCTTAAGACCGCGGTTTAATATCATATGTGACTGATACTCCTTGAGATCAATAGATGTGACCAGGTGAGGTTCAAGCGATTCACCGTTCGTCTCGGCGAACCAACGGGAAAAATCCAGTAAGTCCTCTCGATAAGCTCGGGCTGTCCCTCTATTGAGTTCATTCAGGAAGGTACTGAAGGACACTACTCTGCACTCTCCCACATTATACGAAGTCAAAAACCTGAGATAACGTAGGACGACCACGCCCAAAACACAGGCGGCAACGTTCCAGGATTACGCCTAATGCCTATTCGACGACAACATTATCCGCCATGGTTTTCTTTTTCTTGTTTTCATAATACTTGTCCATATCCCTGCTTATGTCAGTCATCAACATGTTCTTGAACTTATAATATCGCCTTTGCAACCCCGGAGTCATTTCCTCCGGTCTGATGAGATAAAACACCAGGTGGCCCACCCGCACAGCCCGTCCTCCATAGCCATCACGTTTGGCGTTCCGGAGTAACAGTACCGAAGGCACGGGCTCATATCCCGTAACGGTAGCAGCGCGTACAAGCGTCATGTACACGTGATGGTTCTGCCACTTTTGGGTCCAGTGAGCCAAGTACTGGGGCGTGTGGATTGCGCGCGGATTGTGATATAGATAATTATAAGGATTGGCCGGCTTTTTCGCATATTCGAAGACCATGTCAACAGCTTTTTCTATCACTCGTTGTTCCTTCCAAATGTCTCTCATTACTAACCTCCGTCTCAATTCCTGATAGGTCCACGTCAGAGACACGCAATTCCACCAAGTACATATAGTCAAATTCGACATGCACCCTGTCGCCGAGAATCCGAAATAATCGTCCTCGGCCAAGTCTGGTATCAACGTAAGGTCTATCTTTAACTTCAACTACTTTGTAGTCCATAATCTAACTGCTTCTCCGTTCAATCTTAAACTACCGCATAGCGTCGGCTTCGTGATCCTCTAAAGGTGCCCTTCCTTTTTCCTTCACTTCGACTATCGTATCCAAGAATCTCTCGAAGGCCCGTTCGTTCGATGGAAAATCCACCGCGCGGATAATAGCGTGCGAATCATACATGCCCGT
The sequence above is drawn from the Syntrophothermus lipocalidus DSM 12680 genome and encodes:
- the acpS gene encoding holo-ACP synthase; the encoded protein is MGVDITEISRIERAATRTPRFLKRVYTESELSYCYSKKNPYPSLAARWAAKEAFHKLHPRLSSQVRFTEVEVGVGPGGKPELNLYGGAREKAWEVELREIDVSLSHTRENAIAVVVARIG
- a CDS encoding chemotaxis protein CheW — translated: MAEEIQLVVFTLRAGDNVCEYGVPITQVQEINRLTKPTKLPQVPDFVEGIINLRGNIIPVIDLKKRFAMTTAEQTDDSRIIVVEVGGQTVGIVVDEVTEVLRLPLSNIEPPPAIIGGITAEYLTGVGKLDNRLLIMLDMTKILTETEKRELEALDAAKA
- a CDS encoding MDR family oxidoreductase, which codes for MAGENTFRAIVVDQVDGKIVAEIKQLTVDDLPPEDVLIKVDYSTVNFKEGLGFAGRNKIFRKFPMVPGLDLAGTVVESASPDFKPGDQVILNGWSVGERYWGGYSQMARIKSNFLIPLPKGMDTKKAMQIGTAGYTAMLCVMTLEEAGVTPDKGPVIVTGAAGGVGSNAVAILANLGYHVVALTKPDQEHTHGFLKEIGAKECISGPEWSEEPSPLEHQRWAGAVDTVGSVVLSRLLSEMNYGGCVAACGLAGGHNFKTTVMPFILRGVSLRGVDSVWCPNPRRIAAWDRLVTDMPDSSLERINKLISLEEVLHYVKEILEGRVYGHLVVDVNK
- a CDS encoding FAS1-like dehydratase domain-containing protein, whose translation is MSNVIPAGTKIPCRVSRTLDVGDFSILHQLTWFNMAVHSNSEYAKGTWFKERSLAAPVIFVVADGLVHNADTVAELLGNYGYEIYAYVGIDNVKVTKPVLFGDTLTAQAEVVDFRSTKNPDMFLFIYHNKTYNQRNEQVIEYTSSMLVKKKA
- a CDS encoding methyl-accepting chemotaxis protein; translation: MNWLRNLPTMTKMMLASTLMVVLIGVVGGVGWNGMSNIQKHLQTLYEDRFVPTLDLATASEAVKALRGDLWKAQGSTSETMRNEAFDQLKSDFETLDRALGAYGQSRMTEREKELFNQVRANMAQYRKVAEPFAGMFGPGYTAEQRDKYLTEVVRPYREAAEQSMADLYQLSREMASQLRQQAEENYANSTKFIIVFTLVVLVAAFGSGIGIGRVIAVPLKTAVGQLQTVAQGDLSQEVPPSLVERKDEIGDVGRALQVMTAELRKLMREVVSSAQEVAASSQQLSATSENVSANMEEVSASVEEITAGLQTVSASVEEITASSEEMTASLNQLAAEAKKGAETSTVVEERARSVQQQAQASRSEAHSIYRDIEEKVALAVKEAEIVTEITSLADSIAGIAAQTNLLALNAAIEAARAGEQGRGFAVVAEEVRKLAEETSTSVAGIKSLTDNVTHSIESLVSHVSELLSFVTEKVIKDYDQLATVGEQYAQDACTFNSLSVQTANMSGQVLATVTEVAKAIESVAQTMDESTKSASEIAKATETTTASVVQVAEAAARLAETAQTLNQSVSRFRL
- a CDS encoding HD-GYP domain-containing protein codes for the protein MLNNRVFDGVSARILVKTRRCQKKLWQYDPDTYLHCQKVAQVSYFLSHLLRLPSDAAQYVYLGALIHDLGKTAIPKIVLHKTGALTPEERAMMQRHPSLGREIALSIMKNVPETEKQVVLDVVEFHHERVDGKGYPYGMSGTEIPLAARIVAVADALDAMVSYRSYRSKPKNVKQALEELKHNSGYQFDRKVVGKLVEFFTTY
- a CDS encoding helix-turn-helix domain-containing protein translates to MNPWVNGERVKQARELIGLSQTEFARRLNITQPAVALIEAGRFTPSEELLNQIAFQTGFPVSFFFKEIRIDFPMGSLLFRSKMQASVKEKTKVYRSAQLIYELTDTFLARVRGLPVRISKLDVDPAEAARLTRSALGLSPDRPIPRLIYTLENAGVVIISLPVYSNSIDAFSCWVGTGTVRPVIALTEGWPGDRQRFSLAHELGHLVLHGSYHGTGIDVEQEANDFAAEFLVPEQAIREELTTPVRLKDLLEVKKRWGVSVQFLVLRAYRLGLITQRQYKYLYQQIGAKGWRQKEPIDIPVEKPRLLRQLVETTYGVPMNFKQVASDTQLPSRFVENTLLGYLGKDPAHPITSESGKIVAFPGRDKSTGAN
- a CDS encoding tyrosine-type recombinase/integrase, with the translated sequence MSFSTFLNELNRGTARAYREDLLDFSRWFAETNGESLEPHLVTSIDLKEYQSHMILNRGLKPATVNRRMAAIRAWMRWCQEQGLIENLPRWPKRAAQVQHAPKALSKREQERFLRAVEKEGNRRDVALIGLMLFAGLRVGEAARVRVSDVSISDRKGKVSITGKGMKHREVPLGFDARNMVRDWLNHQAQHAQQEWLFPGQNGGHISARAVQHMIKKYAWQARIEPQKITPHVLRHTFATNLLRDGVDLVTVAALLGHSRLDTTARYTLPSYSHMENVVE